In a single window of the Callithrix jacchus isolate 240 chromosome 1, calJac240_pri, whole genome shotgun sequence genome:
- the LOC100386550 gene encoding uncharacterized protein LOC100386550 — protein sequence MAKVELLDDRQVEDADNPELGDAKEVLELAKPGEKEGWRNVMDEQSLVRRNSFWRGDSDNFHDHVTQRNQSFIPFLNPSRPRHLRVLEETEAGAGPPGEFAEEEDVTMWVTAGPRSLKDLQLLAEKPINIRVEGFLEEDRKAYFLRHFGEEDLAMRACELLRSKAPCSCWARRPRRFLQGAQLWDELRALSLLAAQDLWAQMSVFHGQSRQRSAQRGGVLPFIWSKAGGREAEDLRSRETPVPSPPGSRGSSGSQFNADTATGGVQNTSPSVLGSASTILKPAVKSDPSAVERGRSSERHLRLHRLLHRESTRWLTLLGRDLGAGPSEELRTQRVPAPSPHTKARARLESAAGTKLPPACLEVREPRGMWRLLRSRRRSSPRCALGPGTAPTRRRCARAAASCTGSIVTGGPAPGATPAARAGRLRSGSLCPTLLPPRRPASTRPQRPTRHPGAALEWAVGAASGAAPGRPQSAALPRPARSPLPRPLRAPKGERTWPGDPWSWAARPGAACGRPPPSTPVCPGGLGVRPASRPSLLGLGARS from the exons ATGGCAAAGGTTGAGTTGCTGGATGACAGACAGGTGGAAGACGCAGATAACCCTGAGCTCGGAGACGCAAAAGAGGTCTTGGAGTTAGCAAAGCCAGgtgagaaggaaggatggagaaaCGTGATGGACGAACAGTCTTTGGTCCGGAGGAACAGCTTTTGGCGAGGAGACAGTGACAATTTCCACGACCACGTCACTCAGAGAAACCAAAGCTTCATTCCATTCTTGAATCCCAGCAGACCAC GACATCTTCGGGTACTGGAAGAAACTGAAGCCGGTGCTGGTCCTCCTGGGGAGTTTGCTGAAGAGGAAGATGTTACCATGTGGGTCACCGCGGGACCCAGGTCCCTGAAGGACCTGCAGCTCCTGGCCGAGAAGCCCATCAATATAAGAGTGGAGGGGTTCCTGGAGGAGGACAGGAAGGCTTATTTCCTGAGACACTTTGGAGAGGAGGACCTAGCCATGCGTGCCTGTGAACTTTTGAGAAGCAAGGCACCCTGTTCCTGCTGGGCTCGGCGCCCACG CCGGTTCCTGCAGGGTGCACAGCTTTGGGACGAGCTTCGGGCGCTGAGCCTCCTGGCTGCGCAGGACCTGTGGGCGCAGATGTCCGTATTTCATG GACAGAGCCGCCAGAGGTCAGCGCAGCGAGGCGGGGTCCTCCCCTTCATCTGGAGCAAGGCAGGCGGGCGGGAGGCTGAGGACCTGCGATCTCGTGAGACACCGGTGCCCTCCCCTCCAGGGAGCAGAGGCAGCTCTGGAAGTCAGTTTAATGCGGACACCGCTACCGGAGGGGTGCAGAACACTTCTCCCAGCGTCCTGGGCTCCGCGAGCACAATTTTAAAACCAGCGGTGAAATCCGATCCTTCCGCGGTGGAGCGCGGCCGCAGCTCCGAGCGCCATCTCAGACTCCACCGGCTTCTGCACCGCGAGTCAACCCG CTGGCTGACTCTCCTAGGCAGGGACCTCGGCGCCGGCCCGAGCGAGGAGCTGCGCACGCAGCGGGTCCCGGCGCCCTCCCCGCACACAAAGGCCCGCGCGCGTCTGGAGTCCGCGGCGGGGACCAAACTCCCTCCTGCCTGCCTTGAGGTCCGGGAGCCGCGCGGAATGTGGAGGCTCCTGCGCTCCCGGAGGCGCTCTTCTCCGCGCTGCGCTTTGGGACCTGGAACCGCGCCGACGCGGCGCCGGTGCGCTCGGGCCGCTGCCAGCTGCACTGGATCTATAGTCACAGGAGGCCCCGCTCCGGGCGCAACGCCTGCCGCCCGCGCCGGCCGTCTCCGCTCCGGGTCTTTGTGTCCCACCCTGCTCCCGCCCCGCCGCCCCGCGTCCACCCGCCCGCAGCGGCCGACCCGGCACCCTGGAGCCGCCCTGGAGTGGGCAGTCGGAGCTGCGTCAGGCGCAGCGCCCGGGAGACCCCAGTCAGCAGCGCTGCCGCGCCCTGCGCGTAGTCCCCTGCCTCGCCCCCTGAGGGCCCCCAAGGGCGAGCGCACCTGGCCGGGCGACCCCTGGAGCTGGGCAGCGCGCCCCGGAGCTGCCTGCGGGCGCCCGCCGCCTTCCACGCCTGTCTGCCCCGGAGGATTGGGGGTCCGGCCTGCGTCCCGTCCGTCCCTTCTTGGCCTGGGTGCGCGGAGCTGA